In Tachysurus vachellii isolate PV-2020 chromosome 1, HZAU_Pvac_v1, whole genome shotgun sequence, a genomic segment contains:
- the xcr1b.1 gene encoding chemokine XC receptor 1 isoform X2 codes for MIGSFENKNNHSFSYNDSYSSNGSNNDYDYSDYYNYHDNDVCNKTEVIQFGAVVTPIFFAVVIMFSCVGNALVLWVLIKYENLKSLTNTFLLNLAISDLIFTFGLPFWAIDLISGWMFGDVACKSIHFIFYLGYYSSLLFLTVMTVHRYMAVVHPLSVLWNSTPYHSIGISAFIWLLSSCAATPQCLFKSAAHNRDRVYCDYNNNLTWKLITIYQQNVFFLIAFITIAFCYSRILCRLLRPTSHTRPKTVKLILCIVITFFVGWAPYNVSMFLKSLISFKISPFNECHVSTSVDYVLTVSRLVAYSHCCLNPMFYVFMGVKFRDHLKTALRNFCRKDNQHQDKRQSHLIYSNGEEISMY; via the coding sequence ATGATCGGAAGTTTTGAAAACAAGAATAATCACAGCTTTAGTTATAATGACAGCTATAGCTCTAATGGTAGCAATAATGACTATGATTATTCTGACTATTATAATTATCACGACAATGATGTGTGCAACAAGACTGAAGTGATCCAGTTCGGAGCGGTGGTCACCCCCATCTTTTTTGCTGTGGTCATCATGTTCAGTTGTGTGGGAAATGCATTGGTCCTGTGGGTGCTGATTAAATATGAAAATCTTAAATCCCTGACCAACACTTTCCTCCTGAACCTGGCCATCTCTGACCTCATCTTTACCTTCGGCCTGCCCTTCTGGGCCATCGATCTCATCTCGGGTTGGATGTTCGGAGACGTCGCCTGCAAATCTATACACTTCATCTTCTACCTGGGTTACTACAGCAGCCTTCTCTTTCTCACAGTCATGACCGTGCATCGCTACATGGCCGTAGTGCACCCGCTGTCTGTGCTCTGGAACAGCACCCCATACCATTCCATCGGGATTTCTGCATTCATCTGGTTGCTGAGCTCCTGTGCCGCGACTCCTCAGTGCCTCTTCAAATCGGCAGCTCATAACAGAGACAGAGTTTACTGCGATTATAACAATAACCTCACATGGAAACTCATTACCATTTACCAGCAAAACGTCTTCTTCCTCATTGCCTTCATCACCATTGCTTTCTGCTACAGTCGAATTCTCTGCCGTCTGCTCAGACCCACATCACACACCCGTCCCAAGACCGTCAAGCTCATCCTCTGCATCGTGATCACTTTTTTCGTGGGTTGGGCGCCTTATAACGTGTCCATGTTCCTCAAATCTCTGATATCGTTTAAAATCTCGCCGTTCAACGAGTGTCACGTCAGCACCTCGGTGGATTATGTTTTGACCGTCTCCAGACTGGTGGCGTACTCTCACTGCTGCCTCAATCCaatgttttatgtctttatgGGGGTCAAGTTCAGAGATCACCTAAAGACAGCGCTGAGGAATTTCTGCCGGAAAGACAACCAGCATCAAGACAAACGTCAAAGTCATCTGATTTACTCGAATGGGGAGGAAATTTCTATGTACTAG
- the xcr1b.1 gene encoding chemokine XC receptor 1 isoform X1 has translation MNTIMIGSFENKNNHSFSYNDSYSSNGSNNDYDYSDYYNYHDNDVCNKTEVIQFGAVVTPIFFAVVIMFSCVGNALVLWVLIKYENLKSLTNTFLLNLAISDLIFTFGLPFWAIDLISGWMFGDVACKSIHFIFYLGYYSSLLFLTVMTVHRYMAVVHPLSVLWNSTPYHSIGISAFIWLLSSCAATPQCLFKSAAHNRDRVYCDYNNNLTWKLITIYQQNVFFLIAFITIAFCYSRILCRLLRPTSHTRPKTVKLILCIVITFFVGWAPYNVSMFLKSLISFKISPFNECHVSTSVDYVLTVSRLVAYSHCCLNPMFYVFMGVKFRDHLKTALRNFCRKDNQHQDKRQSHLIYSNGEEISMY, from the exons atgaacacaAT CATGATCGGAAGTTTTGAAAACAAGAATAATCACAGCTTTAGTTATAATGACAGCTATAGCTCTAATGGTAGCAATAATGACTATGATTATTCTGACTATTATAATTATCACGACAATGATGTGTGCAACAAGACTGAAGTGATCCAGTTCGGAGCGGTGGTCACCCCCATCTTTTTTGCTGTGGTCATCATGTTCAGTTGTGTGGGAAATGCATTGGTCCTGTGGGTGCTGATTAAATATGAAAATCTTAAATCCCTGACCAACACTTTCCTCCTGAACCTGGCCATCTCTGACCTCATCTTTACCTTCGGCCTGCCCTTCTGGGCCATCGATCTCATCTCGGGTTGGATGTTCGGAGACGTCGCCTGCAAATCTATACACTTCATCTTCTACCTGGGTTACTACAGCAGCCTTCTCTTTCTCACAGTCATGACCGTGCATCGCTACATGGCCGTAGTGCACCCGCTGTCTGTGCTCTGGAACAGCACCCCATACCATTCCATCGGGATTTCTGCATTCATCTGGTTGCTGAGCTCCTGTGCCGCGACTCCTCAGTGCCTCTTCAAATCGGCAGCTCATAACAGAGACAGAGTTTACTGCGATTATAACAATAACCTCACATGGAAACTCATTACCATTTACCAGCAAAACGTCTTCTTCCTCATTGCCTTCATCACCATTGCTTTCTGCTACAGTCGAATTCTCTGCCGTCTGCTCAGACCCACATCACACACCCGTCCCAAGACCGTCAAGCTCATCCTCTGCATCGTGATCACTTTTTTCGTGGGTTGGGCGCCTTATAACGTGTCCATGTTCCTCAAATCTCTGATATCGTTTAAAATCTCGCCGTTCAACGAGTGTCACGTCAGCACCTCGGTGGATTATGTTTTGACCGTCTCCAGACTGGTGGCGTACTCTCACTGCTGCCTCAATCCaatgttttatgtctttatgGGGGTCAAGTTCAGAGATCACCTAAAGACAGCGCTGAGGAATTTCTGCCGGAAAGACAACCAGCATCAAGACAAACGTCAAAGTCATCTGATTTACTCGAATGGGGAGGAAATTTCTATGTACTAG